From the Mauremys reevesii isolate NIE-2019 linkage group 19, ASM1616193v1, whole genome shotgun sequence genome, one window contains:
- the LOC120386739 gene encoding beta-1,4-galactosyltransferase galt-1-like isoform X1 — protein MSCYGRIFFFVMVLFVLILYSLLYYWVTQNSFPSKSTGPIDLCQGEIARDTITALKYNKTFIIAPYFDKRQINLTRVIGIVHHNEVRDLYCWFCCQSDGKVSVERAAIDVHSDLFGFPYGTADLLCVEPQNCDPNYVSIHWSPKGNIVRLPRFEIKNRDDKTLSVEFTVCISTMFGNYNNVLQFIQSIEMYKILGAQKVVIYKNSCSQLMEKALEFYIAEGTVEIIPWPITSYFNVSSYWHFSMATKDIGYYGQITALNDCVYRNMYRSKFVLLNDIDEIILPIKHLDWKTMMSSLQEQNPGTGIFLFENHIFPKTVYSSNEAFNISSWSAVPGVNILQHIYKEPDRPWAFSPRKMIVDPRKVIQTSVHSVLKAYGGSLEVSRDIAITYHCRDPLQGNIPKKFLTKDPTLWRYNLSLIKNVNKVLKKQYFKWTMKKVLQVFSEAIGNTFKGIVTDISTL, from the coding sequence ATGTCTTGCTATGGAAGAATCTTTTTTTTTGTGATGGTCCTTTTCGTACTGATTCTGTACTCCCTCTTGTACTATTGGGTaacacaaaactctttcccatcaAAGTCGACAGGGCCGATTGACCTCTGTCAAGGTGAGATTGCCAGGGATACAATCACAgcattaaaatataataaaacattTATAATAGCACCATACTTTGACAAAAGACAAATAAACCTCACTCGTGTAATTGGGATTGTACACCATAATGAAGTAAGAGATCTTTATTGCTGGTTTTGTTGTCAATCTGATGGCAAGGTATCTGTGGAAAGGGCAGCAATAGATGTTCATTCAGATCTATTTGGATTCCCTTATGGTACAGCAGATTTACTTTGTGTGGAGCCCCAAAACTGTGATCCAAACTATGTGTCAATTCATTGGTCCCCTAAAGGAAATATTGTCCGGCTACCAaggtttgaaataaaaaaccgTGATGACAAGACCCTTTCTGTTGAATTCACTGTGTGCATCTCTACCATGTTTGGAAATTACAACAATGTCTTACAATTCATACAGAGCATTGAGATGTATAAAATTCTTGGGGCACAGAAAGTTGTTATCTATAAGAACAGCTGCAGCCAATTGATGGAGAAAGCCTTGGAATTTTATATTGCAGAAGGAACTGTTGAGATAATTCCCTGGCCAATTACTTCATACTTCAACGTTTCTTCTTACTGGCATTTTTCTATGGCTACCAAAGACATTGGCTACTATGGACAAATCACTGCTCTAAATGATTGTGTTTACCGCAACATGTACAGGAGCAAGTTTGTGCTTCTTAATGATATTGATGAAATTATTCTGCCCATTAAACACCTGGACTGGAAAACAATGATGAGCAGCCTTCAGGAGCAAAATCCAGGGACTGGCATTTTCCTCTTTGAGAACCACATCTTCCCTAAAACTGTATATTCTTCGAATGAGGCATTCAACATTTCATCCTGGAGTGCTGTACCAGGGGTCAACATACTCCAGCATATTTATAAAGAGCCTGATAGACCATGGGCCTTCAGTCCTAGGAAAATGATAGTTGATCCAAGGAAAGTGATTCAGACTTCGGTCCACTCTGTTCTAAAGGCCTATGGAGGCAGCCTAGAAGTTTCCAGGGACATTGCAATTACTTATCATTGCAGAGACCCTCTCCAAGGAAACATACCTAAAAAATTTCTCACTAAGGATCCAACCCTCTGGAgatataatttgtctttgattaAGAATGTTAACAAAGTGCTAAAAAAGCAGTACTTCAAATGGACCATGAAAAAAGTATTGCAGGTATTCTCAGAAGCCATTGGAAACACCTTTAAAGGGATAGTTACAGATATTTCTACTTTATAA
- the LOC120386739 gene encoding beta-1,4-galactosyltransferase galt-1-like isoform X2 gives MSCYGRIFFFVMVLFVLILYSLLYYWVTQNSFPSKSTGPIDLCQGNIVRLPRFEIKNRDDKTLSVEFTVCISTMFGNYNNVLQFIQSIEMYKILGAQKVVIYKNSCSQLMEKALEFYIAEGTVEIIPWPITSYFNVSSYWHFSMATKDIGYYGQITALNDCVYRNMYRSKFVLLNDIDEIILPIKHLDWKTMMSSLQEQNPGTGIFLFENHIFPKTVYSSNEAFNISSWSAVPGVNILQHIYKEPDRPWAFSPRKMIVDPRKVIQTSVHSVLKAYGGSLEVSRDIAITYHCRDPLQGNIPKKFLTKDPTLWRYNLSLIKNVNKVLKKQYFKWTMKKVLQVFSEAIGNTFKGIVTDISTL, from the exons ATGTCTTGCTATGGAAGAATCTTTTTTTTTGTGATGGTCCTTTTCGTACTGATTCTGTACTCCCTCTTGTACTATTGGGTaacacaaaactctttcccatcaAAGTCGACAGGGCCGATTGACCTCTGTCAAG GAAATATTGTCCGGCTACCAaggtttgaaataaaaaaccgTGATGACAAGACCCTTTCTGTTGAATTCACTGTGTGCATCTCTACCATGTTTGGAAATTACAACAATGTCTTACAATTCATACAGAGCATTGAGATGTATAAAATTCTTGGGGCACAGAAAGTTGTTATCTATAAGAACAGCTGCAGCCAATTGATGGAGAAAGCCTTGGAATTTTATATTGCAGAAGGAACTGTTGAGATAATTCCCTGGCCAATTACTTCATACTTCAACGTTTCTTCTTACTGGCATTTTTCTATGGCTACCAAAGACATTGGCTACTATGGACAAATCACTGCTCTAAATGATTGTGTTTACCGCAACATGTACAGGAGCAAGTTTGTGCTTCTTAATGATATTGATGAAATTATTCTGCCCATTAAACACCTGGACTGGAAAACAATGATGAGCAGCCTTCAGGAGCAAAATCCAGGGACTGGCATTTTCCTCTTTGAGAACCACATCTTCCCTAAAACTGTATATTCTTCGAATGAGGCATTCAACATTTCATCCTGGAGTGCTGTACCAGGGGTCAACATACTCCAGCATATTTATAAAGAGCCTGATAGACCATGGGCCTTCAGTCCTAGGAAAATGATAGTTGATCCAAGGAAAGTGATTCAGACTTCGGTCCACTCTGTTCTAAAGGCCTATGGAGGCAGCCTAGAAGTTTCCAGGGACATTGCAATTACTTATCATTGCAGAGACCCTCTCCAAGGAAACATACCTAAAAAATTTCTCACTAAGGATCCAACCCTCTGGAgatataatttgtctttgattaAGAATGTTAACAAAGTGCTAAAAAAGCAGTACTTCAAATGGACCATGAAAAAAGTATTGCAGGTATTCTCAGAAGCCATTGGAAACACCTTTAAAGGGATAGTTACAGATATTTCTACTTTATAA